The Metabacillus schmidteae genome has a segment encoding these proteins:
- a CDS encoding Bcr/CflA family multidrug efflux MFS transporter yields the protein MNKLSGTKRIQLALLLGSLGLLGPFTIDMYLPSFPTIVEDYQTEASLVQISLTTCLLGLGLGQLIIGPMSDVQGRRKPLLIFLILYLLASLTCSFAPNIYTFIASRFVQGFAAAGGLVISRAVVRDVYSGKELTKFFSLLMLVGNLGPIVAPIVGGGVLAFTNWSGVFIVLACVGLILFLIVSLKLEETLPKENRVPSNFKQVVKNFSSLLKDRQFTGYALTQGFMIAGIFAYVSGIPFVYQNIYGVSPQVFSLLFGVNGIALIIGTQSVGRLTDYISEKTFLKIGLILSNTAGALLLIALLFKAPLILVAVPIFFLVASIGIISTTSFALAIETQGHIAGSASALLGLLPFVLGSLTAPLVGIAGEYNAIPMGVVIFSASFLAFLSYYGLVRKSSDSIQTAK from the coding sequence TTGAATAAATTATCCGGAACAAAACGAATACAGCTTGCATTGCTTTTAGGATCACTTGGACTTTTAGGACCGTTCACGATCGATATGTATTTGCCTTCATTTCCTACCATTGTCGAAGATTATCAAACGGAAGCTTCTCTCGTACAGATTAGCCTAACAACCTGTCTTTTAGGTCTGGGATTAGGTCAATTAATCATTGGTCCGATGAGTGATGTTCAGGGTCGACGGAAGCCATTACTTATTTTCCTTATTTTATATTTACTAGCATCATTAACTTGTTCCTTTGCACCTAATATTTATACCTTCATTGCATCGCGTTTTGTCCAGGGCTTTGCAGCTGCAGGTGGACTTGTAATATCGAGAGCTGTCGTTCGTGATGTTTACAGTGGGAAAGAATTAACAAAGTTCTTTTCATTATTAATGTTGGTTGGGAATTTAGGTCCGATCGTTGCACCGATCGTAGGAGGCGGGGTTCTTGCGTTTACTAATTGGTCAGGAGTCTTCATCGTATTAGCTTGTGTAGGATTGATCTTATTTTTGATTGTTTCATTGAAATTGGAAGAAACATTACCGAAAGAAAACCGAGTGCCAAGTAACTTTAAACAAGTTGTTAAAAATTTTAGTTCATTATTAAAGGATCGACAATTTACAGGCTATGCACTCACACAAGGATTTATGATTGCCGGAATTTTTGCCTATGTATCTGGTATTCCATTTGTCTATCAAAATATTTATGGCGTGTCACCACAAGTATTTAGTCTACTATTCGGAGTAAATGGCATTGCTTTAATTATTGGGACCCAATCTGTTGGTCGATTAACTGATTATATTTCAGAGAAAACATTCCTGAAAATTGGATTAATTCTTTCAAATACAGCTGGTGCACTCTTACTTATCGCTTTACTTTTTAAAGCACCACTTATTTTAGTTGCTGTTCCAATCTTCTTTTTAGTAGCATCGATCGGAATTATTTCAACGACGTCATTTGCACTTGCAATAGAAACGCAAGGTCATATTGCAGGAAGTGCATCTGCATTATTAGGTTTATTACCTTTTGTGTTAGGATCTTTAACAGCACCGCTCGTAGGTATTGCTGGAGAATATAATGCTATTCCAATGGGAGTCGTAATCTTCTCAGCGAGCTTTTTAGCATTTTTATCTTATTATGGCTTGGTTCGTAAATCTTCTGATAGCATTCAAACTGCTAAATAA